From a region of the Betta splendens chromosome 5, fBetSpl5.4, whole genome shotgun sequence genome:
- the b9d2 gene encoding B9 domain-containing protein 2: protein MAELHIMGQIVGASGFPQNTLFCKWGVHSGGAWRLLSGLKEGQTQVDTPQTGDIAYWSHPIDLHYATKGLQGWPKIHLQVWHQDSFGRCQLYGYGYCHVPSSPGHHRINCVTWRPLGSWQEQLAQMFVGGGPQLRNPDLIYSGADRYRLHTEAMGTVELELGVIMRHFDKYGVEN, encoded by the coding sequence ATGGCAGAGCTACATATTATGGGACAGATCGTCGGGGCCAGTGGTTTTccgcagaacactttgttctgcaAATGGGGAGTTCACTCGGGGGGAGCATGGCGCCTTCTCTCTGGTCTGAAGGAGGGTCAGACCCAGGTGGATACCCCCCAAACAGGAGACATAGCGTACTGGAGCCACCCGATTGATCTGCACTACGCGACCAAGGGGCTCCAAGGCTGGCCGAAGATCCACCTCCAAGTGTGGCACCAGGACTCGTTCGGACGGTGCCAACTGTACGGGTACGGATACTGCCACGTCCCGTCGAGCCCCGGTCATCACCGGATAAACTGTGTGACCTGGAGGCCGCTCGGCTCCTGGCAAGAGCAGTTAGCTCAAATGTTTGTAGGTGGGGGACCCCAGCTCCGCAACCCGGACCTCATATACAGCGGGGCGGACAGATACAGGCTCCACACCGAGGCTATGGGCaccgtggagctggagctcggCGTTATCATGAGACACTTCGACAAATATGGCGTCGAAAACTGA